One region of Anaeromyxobacter paludicola genomic DNA includes:
- a CDS encoding HU family DNA-binding protein — translation MTKAELIEKVQSARGELSKRQVADVVDAVFDQLSRAIRKDRRFAVPGFGTFTVKKRAGRVGRNPKTGEAIQIAPTKTVGFKPAPELKKVL, via the coding sequence GTGACCAAGGCAGAGCTCATCGAGAAGGTGCAGTCCGCCCGCGGCGAGCTGTCGAAGCGCCAGGTGGCGGACGTGGTGGACGCGGTCTTCGATCAGCTCTCGCGCGCCATCCGCAAGGACCGGCGCTTCGCCGTGCCGGGCTTCGGGACCTTCACGGTGAAGAAGCGCGCCGGGCGCGTCGGCCGCAACCCCAAGACCGGCGAGGCGATCCAGATCGCGCCCACGAAGACGGTGGGCTTCAAGCCGGCGCCGGAGCTGAAGAAGGTCCTCTAG
- a CDS encoding PilZ domain-containing protein, with product MSSLAEWLAAFRQLHDKARKQHLTERERAVYLSGRDELARAVIAAQRLSTVVGQTPRQALRIARALQVDLDWSVGSERAMTLDLSVGGFGALLAKPPPSDEDLKFSLRIPGADPVAGRARVVDVKVQPGNARVCFAFVGLGAAELERLELFMFDALLTQLAG from the coding sequence ATGAGCAGCCTCGCGGAGTGGCTGGCGGCGTTCAGGCAGCTGCACGACAAGGCGCGCAAGCAGCATCTCACGGAGCGGGAGCGGGCGGTCTACCTGTCCGGCCGCGACGAGCTCGCGCGCGCGGTGATCGCGGCCCAGCGGCTCTCCACGGTCGTGGGACAGACCCCGCGGCAGGCGCTCCGCATCGCGCGGGCGCTGCAGGTGGACCTCGACTGGTCGGTGGGCTCGGAGCGCGCCATGACCCTCGACCTCTCCGTGGGCGGCTTCGGCGCGCTGCTCGCGAAGCCGCCGCCGTCCGACGAGGATCTCAAGTTCTCGCTCCGGATCCCGGGCGCCGACCCCGTCGCCGGCCGCGCCCGGGTGGTGGACGTCAAGGTCCAGCCCGGCAACGCGCGGGTCTGCTTCGCCTTCGTCGGCCTCGGGGCCGCGGAGCTGGAGCGGCTCGAGCTGTTCATGTTCGACGCGCTGCTGACCCAGCTCGCCGGCTGA